In the genome of Cynocephalus volans isolate mCynVol1 chromosome 15, mCynVol1.pri, whole genome shotgun sequence, one region contains:
- the CHRAC1 gene encoding chromatin accessibility complex protein 1 translates to MADAVVGKDKCGEQRLVSLPLSRIRVIMKSSPEVSSINQEALVLTAKATELFVQYLATYSYLHGSGKEKKALTYSDLANTAEESETFQFLADILPKKILASKYLKMLKEEKREEDEEEENDNDDEGDDDEAES, encoded by the exons ATGGCGGACGCGGTCGTGGGCAAGGACAAGTGCGGGGAGCAGCGGCTCGTGTCGCTGCCCCTGTCCCGCATCCGGGTGATCATGAAGAGCTCCCCCGAGGTGTCCAGCATCAACCAGGAGGCGCTGGTGCTCACGGCCAAGGCCACG gaACTCTTCGTTCAATATCTAGCCACCTATTCCTACCTGCATGGcagtggaaaggaaaagaaagcactgACTTACAGTGATTTAGCAAATACTGCAGAGGAatcagaaacttttcagtttcttGCAG ATATATTACCAAAGAAGATTTTAGCTAGTAAATACCTGAAGATGCTTAaagaggagaagagggaagaagaCGAGGAGGAGGAGAATGACAACGATGATGAAGGGGACGACGATGAAGCCGAATCCTAA